In the genome of Timaviella obliquedivisa GSE-PSE-MK23-08B, the window CTCCCAAAGAGGACGACTTCCCTTACTTTTGTTACAACGTCGGCAAACTGCAACCAGATTAGACCGGACATCAAAACCGCCCTTCGATCGCGCTACAACATGATCTACAGTCAAAAAACGGGGAACGCATCCACAATAAGCACAGGTGCCCCTAAATCGTTGTTTTGCGGCTGCTTTTAGCTTATGTTTTTGCGATCGCTTGTCCAAATCTTTCAAAGGTTTCTGTAAGGTCATTGCCTTGCCCATTGGTTTGCTGAATTAACGCACGTAGCAGATTTTACTCAATTTTCTCAATAGCTGACCTTTAAAGTTGCTGAGCTTCTCACTTTTCTATTTGAGAGGATGTCTGAGAAGTCTAGATTGTTATCCGATCCGCCCCCTAAATCCCCTATCCTGGGGGACTTTGAAGGAGGACTGGTGCGGAAGTCCTGCCCCAAAATGGGGGGTTGGGGGGCGAGTGTAAGAATCCTTGATACTTCTCAGACATCCTCTGAAAATCTGACTTTCTCTAACTTTTTCAAACTGCCAAATCTAAAAACCTCATTTAATTTGATAAATACTACAAGCCTATTTGACTTGCCCGCAATGAGATTTTCCTGTTGCAATTGAAGTCTGAGAATGATTTGAGTAATGATTTGAATGTTGTTCTAAATCCAATCTGTAACAACGATTGTATAAACTTTAGAACTTAAAACTTCACTCAATTTACGCTACTGATAACGGAGGAAACCATGATCTGCACAACTGAAAAAAATATTAATACACACATCTCGACACCTCAAGAAACCAAGCGCGATCGCCTAGTAGCTCAATGGATCATCATCGATAATCGCTTGGTGTGCCAATGGATCATAGCTAAAGATTAACTTTGTTTTCTCAAGAGTCCCGCTCAAATATAACAAGGAGAGATTCGCTAATGCTTAAAACTCTCCCACCATAGCGTTGCAGCCCAGAAGTTAGCAATTCCTCAATCGACTCAGGGTATTGCGGAAAGAACAAGCCTGCTCTAAGCTAATTTTCTGTAGAAAAGAGTTGAGGAAAACGCTAGCATTTTAATTTTTTCTGATAATAGAACACATTCATCAAGGATAATAAATAGGACAACTGCTCCTTACCCGGAATTGCCTAGTGGAAACTGACAATCTAATTCCCATCGAACATCAAAATGTGCCGCAGGCTCATCAAGGGCTGCACGGGTTTTTGTATAGCTCCGACGATGAACATAGTGCGCTAGAAACCCCGATCGCCAAGACAGGTTTATCTACTGAAACTATCGTACCTTTAACGGATTGGTGTGAGTCTGTCGGAACTGCCAAAATCGCTGGGGTATATTCAGTGCTAAATTGCGATCGCCAGACGCAATACGTTGGCTATTCTCGCAATGTTGCCCTTTCTCTGCGAGGACATTTAACACAACTGGGTCAAGACACCTGTGCTTTTGTTCGGGTGCAACCCTTCGACTTTCCTAAACGCGATGATATGGAAGCTCTCCAAAATAGCTGGATTGCTGAACTAAAGACAATCCCACCCGGCAATAACGCAGACAATCAACTTTGGGCAACCACGGTCGGGGCTGCCGCGATCGCCGCGATGTCTGAGGCAGAACGTCAAGCCTACGATGAGAAAAAGCTAAAGCTGCGAAAAGCAATGGCAGAGGCTGATCTGAACCGAGAATTGTCTGTAGAAGAAGGGAGCGATCGGGCTGATAAATTAGAGGCGGCAGTGACCCAAGATGATTGGAGCAGCGTAGTTCAACAACAAACTCAAGAAACTCTGCCAAATCTTTAACCTAAGAGGATGTCTGAGAAGTATCAAAGATTCTTACACTCGCCCCCCAACCCCCCATTTTGGGGCAGGACTTCCGAACAAGTCCTCCTTCAAAGTCCCCCAGAATGGGGGATTTAGGGGGCGGATCGGATAACAATCTAGACTTCT includes:
- a CDS encoding GIY-YIG nuclease family protein, with the translated sequence METDNLIPIEHQNVPQAHQGLHGFLYSSDDEHSALETPIAKTGLSTETIVPLTDWCESVGTAKIAGVYSVLNCDRQTQYVGYSRNVALSLRGHLTQLGQDTCAFVRVQPFDFPKRDDMEALQNSWIAELKTIPPGNNADNQLWATTVGAAAIAAMSEAERQAYDEKKLKLRKAMAEADLNRELSVEEGSDRADKLEAAVTQDDWSSVVQQQTQETLPNL
- a CDS encoding HNH endonuclease — protein: MGKAMTLQKPLKDLDKRSQKHKLKAAAKQRFRGTCAYCGCVPRFLTVDHVVARSKGGFDVRSNLVAVCRRCNKSKGSRPLWEWWQASPWWNEERAYQLASEVLICKIKSAN